The Brucella anthropi ATCC 49188 genome window below encodes:
- the tnpA gene encoding IS66-like element accessory protein TnpA has translation MIGDRADAMLEDMDETRHEGKYRRIEVITGRRQRRNWTDEEKARILAESAEPDVNISAVARRWGVNRGLLNVWRRDAGLTSQRSARSSAQQAMFVPVTVVGDRTPAPGAPSDVAHFAAGRIEIEIAGARMTVIGPVAPELAQAMVAALRGRR, from the coding sequence ATGATTGGAGATCGCGCTGATGCCATGCTTGAAGACATGGATGAAACCAGGCATGAGGGAAAGTATCGTCGGATCGAGGTGATTACCGGCCGGCGGCAGCGGCGGAATTGGACTGACGAGGAGAAGGCGCGGATCCTTGCGGAAAGCGCGGAACCTGATGTTAACATCTCGGCCGTTGCCCGGCGCTGGGGCGTCAATCGCGGCTTGCTGAACGTCTGGCGCCGGGACGCTGGGCTGACCTCTCAACGATCTGCGAGGTCCAGTGCGCAGCAGGCGATGTTCGTGCCGGTGACGGTAGTTGGCGATCGAACGCCGGCTCCAGGCGCGCCGTCAGATGTCGCCCACTTTGCCGCGGGTCGAATTGAGATCGAGATTGCTGGCGCGCGCATGACGGTTATCGGCCCGGTAGCACCTGAACTGGCGCAAGCGATGGTGGCGGCCTTGCGAGGTCGCCGGTGA